From the Triticum urartu cultivar G1812 chromosome 4, Tu2.1, whole genome shotgun sequence genome, the window ATAGAAATTACGCATTTTCATATTATGCAAGAATAAACATATAATAGTGAAATTTTCGCAAAAAAGTACACTAAGAAGGAATCAGTTAGTGGAATTGATATTTAATCTTAAACAAAGAATGAAAAATGACAAATTTGCACATAATTTACATAGAAATTATgcattttcatattcatttgCACATAATTTACATACAAATTGCGCATTTTCATAATATGCAAGAATAAACATATAATAGTGGAATTTTCGCAAAAAAGTACAGTAAGAAAGAATCAGTTAGTGGAATTGATATTTGATCttaaagaaagaaagaaaaatgaCAAATTTGCATATAATTTACATAGAAATTATGCATTTTCGTAATATGCAAGATTAAACATACAATAGTGGAATTTTCGCAAAAAAGTACAGTAAGAAAGAATCAGTTAGTGGAATTGATATTTGATCttaaagaaagaaataaaaatgaCAAATTCGCACATAATTTACATAGAAATTACGCATTTTCATAATATGCAAGATTAAACATATAATAGTGGaattttcgcaaaaaaaaagttCCCTAAGAAGGAATCAGTTAGTTGAATTGATATTTGACCTTGAAGAAAGaaataaaatgaaataaaaactTAACAAAATCAAAGTAATATTGTTTTTAAGGAAAAATGAATTAGTGGCACTGGTATTACCCTTTaagaagaaataaaataaaattaattAAATCAAATAGTGAAAAATGCACGCAATTTTTTTAATCATATGCAAGAACAAGTATATAACGGTGGAATTTCTCAAAAAGAAGTTTGATAATAAGGAATGAGTTAGAGTGGCATTAATATCACCCTTAAataagaaagaaaataaaaggaaaacaaaaacaaaaacaaaaaataatGAAATTTTGTAAGAATGGATGAATTAGTGGCATTAATATTACCCTTTGGGAAGAAATAAACTAAAAAAATGACAACATTTGCACATAATTTTCATAAAGTACGCTTTGTATAACAAAAATAAACTTATAGTAGAGAAATTTCACAAAAAGGAGTTTCTTAAGAAGGAATAAATTAATAACAATGGCTTTTCCATTTAAGAAGAAAAAAGTGAAACAAATAATGACAACATTTGCATAAAATTTACATGGAAATTGTGCTTATCATAATATGTAAGAATAAACATTTAATGGTGGAATGTCTGCAGGAAAGAAGTTTCCTCAGAAGCAATAAGTTGGATTCATACTTAACcttaaaaaagaaagaaaatgaaataaAAGCGGAACAAGATCAAAATAATAAAGTTTTCTAAGGGATATTGGATTGGTGGCATTGGTATTGCCCTTTGAGAAGAAAAAGAATGTTTTTTTTAGCAAATAATGACAAAATTTACGCAGAAGTTACATTTTTTATCATATGCAAGAATAAGCATATAATAGTGGAATTTTCGCAAAAAGAAGTTTCATTAGAAGGAATGAATTATGGGCAGAATACTACCCTTAAAGAAAATATAGTAATGAAAATTTCTAATAAAGATTACGTTACTGGCATTATTATTACCCTCTAGAAAGaatgaaaataaaaacaaatgATAAAAAAAATTGTACACGTAATTTGCACAAAAATTGTGTTCTTTTTATAATATGCAAGAATAGAATAATAGTGAAATTTCACAAAAGGAAATTCCGTAAGAAAGAATAAATTAATAGCATTGGTATTGCCcttaaagaaaataaaataaaataaacacTTAATCAAAATCAAAATAATCAAGTTTTTGAAGAAATAATAAATTAGTGGCACTGAAATTGCCCTTTAAAAGggaaaaaaaggaaaacaaaaccTGAAAAACTTGCACAAAACTTTGCACTGAAATTACATCACAAAAGTGTAAAGTTTGTATGGATGTATGTTGTTTCTTTTCATGTACGTTGTTGCATCACAAAAGTGTAAAGTTTGTATGGATGGCCCCTTTTATCTAAAAATAATAAAATCAGCAAGCATTGCCAACTATTAGTACTATTGTTAGAATCACTTCATTAATTTGCCCTACTCGTGCTGATCACTAGCTAGCTAATACTCGTCCACCAGCTGAGCTGGGCAAAGATACACCACAGTAAATACTTGAGACCCAACAACACAGGTCTATGCACCATCATTTCATTGCCTAACAACAATGCAAGGCAAGTATTTCAGACTGATGCAGTATGAACTAACTAGGCAGTGGAAACCACTTAATAATTTACAACAGCAGCCATCAACATCCCTCCCTATGTACACCTAGTCGATGGCACCTACTGTACACAAAACAAACAAACTAAGCCCCTCCCTGTCTTTTGCAACAAGACTGAATGTTAAGGAAGATGCATGCTGGAGACAAGTTAGTCAGTCCCAGCCCATGAGCATGTTGGTGACGCTGTCGACGATCTTGCTCCGCACCGAGCACGAGAGCTCGTGTTCGTCCTCCCCCAGGTGCACCCTGTACACTTCCCATTCCCGATCGTCCACCACATGCCTTCCGATCTCAGCCTACAAACCATTCATCAAACAAAAACTTGGTTATGTCAATGAACAACCATCAGAGCGAGGTGTGTGGTTGTCAGACAGGAATGAacattttttttttgaaaaggggaATGAACATGGTGGACACACGATTTCATTACCAAGAAGACTCGTCTATGGAGGTTCTTAAGCGCGAGCGTGATGTCATAGAACACCAGCGGTCTGCCCTTCCCGGACACCTCCACCGGGTTCGCCACCAGCAGCTCCGAGTCGGGGCCCCGGTTCACCAACGCCACGCGGAGCGGCCGCAGCAGCTCCATCCTCAGGCGGGAGCACATGCTTCTCTGTTTCTGCTGGTCAAGTATCTTTTTCCCATCCGACTGCACCGCGAACAGATCCACCTCGCACCGGCCCTTCTGGCCCGCGTAGAACCGGCCATACGAAATCTGACAGCAAACACAACTCCCTACTCAATACATATCCCACccaaagaaataaaataaaaataccGTTGCTTCGATATACTGAATTACCTGGATGTTGCAGTCCTTGACTGTTCTCATGATGTCGTACAGGAGGCCCTTGTGGTCGCCGCACTGTATCTGAATCAGGGTGTGCACGGGGCTGAGGGAGTTGTCCATAGTGACCGACAGGCTACCGCTGGACCTCGATTGCTCCTCTATGGCATCTACCTCGCTGAACATCTGCTCCAGGACAACAGGCGACAACAATGCTGAAGCTTGGAGGCAAGAAGACATGTCCTCCGTCGCGGATTCTATTTCGCAACTCGTCACGGAGTCGCCTAAGACACTCTGGAGCTTTTCATAGGCCTCTTCCCTCCTGCTCTTTGTGTGTAGAAGTTCCCTGAAATCATTGCACGAGGTATCCGTTCATTTACCGTCACAAAGGTAGACATACTTATATTTGAAATGATGGACATCAATTACTAAACATAAGCCATGCAGATTTTCTATTTCAAATGATGTACCTTAGTAAACATAAACTACAGAGCTGAAGATTACCTAATAAACTATGAAAGAAAACATGACAGAACAACTTCATACTGCTAAGAGAAGCAATTAACGAGTTATAGAGGATCATATGCTCTCATGATAAATTCGCAAGAAGGTTAATTATGCATATCCTAAGACAATACCATATCCCTTGAGAAATGAACACTGTTCAACCAGCAGGTTGCAAAAAGTCAACAATACTTTGTTATGGGATTGACAAACAAAATAACCTATGGGAGGCACCGAAAAGAATGTACGAGGAGATAAGAAATGGACCTAGCATCAGTGATGAAGAAAAGGTCCATCACTCTCCCATCTGGCGTGGTGGAGACCTTGACCCTCCTAATTGTGAGTTCCATCTCGGAGAGCACGCACGTCACGTCTGCAAATCAGACAAATCCCACGAAGCAGGTCAGGATTAGACATTTCCTTTGTACACATTATGAATCCTGTCATGCTCTTTCACTGGGAAAAACATTTCTCAAACATGCCCACTAACACCTCCAAGTGAGGACTGCACATCCTAAATTCTTACAATTATCATATACTAGGAAATACCAGGGTCACAAGAATTGGGGTGCCAAACAATATACATCGATTACATCACAGTAGATAAACNNNNNNNNNNNNNNNNNNNNNNNNNNNNNNNNNNNNNNNNNNNNNNNNNNNNNNNNNNNNNNNNNNNNNNNNNNNNNNNNNNNNNNNNNNNNNNNNNNNNNNNNNNNNNNNNNNNNNNNNNNNNNNNNNNNNNNNNNNNNNNNNNNNNNNNNNNNNNNNNNNNNNNNNNNNNNNNNNNNNNNNNNNNNGNNNNNNNNNNNNNNNNNNNNNNNNNNNNNNNNNNNNNNNNNNNNNNNNNNNNNNNNNNNNNNNNNNNNNNNNNNNNNNNNNNNNNNNNNNNNNNNNNNNNNNNNNNNNNNNNNNNNNNNNNNNNNNNNNNNNNNNNNNNNNNNNNNNNNNNNNNNNNNNNNNNNNNNNNNNNNNNNNNNNNNNNNNNNNNNNNNNNNNNNNNNNNNNNNNNNNNNNNNNNNNNNNNNNNNNNNNNNNNNNNNNNNNNNNNNNNNNNNNNNNNNNNNNNNNNNNNNNNNNNNNNNNNNNNNNNNNNNNNNNNNNNNNNNNNNNNNNNNNNNNNNNNNNNNNNNNNNNNNNNNNNNNNNNNNNNNNNNNNNNNNNNNNNNNNNNNNNNNNNNNNNNNNNNNNNNNNNNNNNNNNNNNNNNNNNNNNNNNNNNNNNNNNNNNNNNNNNNNNNNNNNNNNNNNNNNNNNNNNNNNNNNNNNNNNNNNNNNNNNNNNNNNNNNNNNNNNNNNNNNNNNNNNNNNNNNNNNNNNNNNNNNNNNNNNNNNNNNNNNNNNNNNNNNNNNNNNNNNNNNNNNNNNNNNNNNNNNNNNNNNNNNNNNNNNNNNNNNNNNNNNNNNNNNNNNNNNNNNNNNNNNNNNNNNNNNNNNNNNNNNNNNNNNNNNNNNNNNNNNNNNNNNNNNNNNNNNNNNNNNNNNNNNNNNNNNNNNNNNNNNNNNNNNNNNNNNNNNNNNNNNNNNNNNNNNNNNNNNNNNNNNNNNNNNNNNNNNNNNNNNNNNNNNNNNNNNNNNNNNNNNNNNNNNNNNNNNNNNNNNNNNNNNNNNNNNNNNNNNNNNNNNNNNNNNNNNNNNNNNNNNNNNNNNNNNNNNNNNNNNNNNNNNNNNNNNNNNNNNNNNNNNNNNNNNNNNNNNNNNNNNNNNNNNNNNNNNNNNNNNNNNNNNNNNNNNNNNNNNNNNNNNNNNNNNNNNNNNNNNNNNNNNNNNNNNNNNNNNNNNNNNNNNNNNNNNNNNNNNNNNNNNNNNNNNNNNNNNNNNNNNNNNNNNNNNNNNNNNNNNNNNNNNNNNNNNNNNNNNNNNNNNNNNNNNNNNNNNNNNNNNNNNNNNNNNNNNNNNNNNNNNNNNNNNNNNNNNNNNNNTGGCAACTAGCGTCTGTCTCGGCTCGCTCGGGCACAACCACCGGACAAAAGCTTCCCTTCACCCCCTACACGTCCGTCCGACCGACCCAACTGCATCCCTCGTACCGTCCCTATACGTTCAGACTATCAGTTCATGTCTGGGGCGAATATAGGGAGGCCCAGGCACGTCAGGACGCGTCGGATCCAACCCAAGCTGGCTCACCCCGACCCCGCAAATATCCCCTCCCTTTAGGCATCCGGACAAAACCCTAGCCACTTGTCAATCTACTCCAATTTCAATCCGCTCTGATCTAACCATATCTCATCTTCGATGATCTCCGGCCATCTCCAACATGGCGGGCAATGGATTCGAGTCCAACAACTCTGGATCCGCCGTCTAGGACCTCATCTCGTGCGGGGGACGAGGAGGAGTTTGCCGTCCGCATGTCTCTTTGCCGGTCCCATGAGGGAATCCGCCCGAGCTCAGCCATCCAAGTTGTCCCGGCGGGAATTAATCCGTTGCATCCGAGCAAGTGGTGCGGGCGGCTCAAGGAGCCTGGGCAAGACGGCTCGCGGTATAGGCGCTCCGCCACGGACGTTCTAGAGCTGGTTGTGGAACCCATGCGGTGGGTCATCGTCATCGTCAGATGGCAGGCAAACAAATGGGGCACCACCGCGCCGGCCCTTCTGCCCGGTGAGCCGAGTCGCCATGCCTCGGACTCCGGGAGCCGCCGCACGCTCAGAGGACGCGACAAGAGCAACCAACGGTGCATGGGAGTACATGCCGAAGACGACACACCGAAGTTGCATGAGCGACGTTGGTCCACTCGGTGATGGCTCGGAGCGCCTCGGCCCGCGGTTGCATTCACCCTGGACACCCGCCGGGCATGACGTGAAGCTCGAAGAGCCGCCCTTGTCCAACCGCGAGCGATGGAGGGCGAGCCCCTTGTCGGACAACACAGATCGAAGACTCCGCAGCAACCACATCACAATCAATTGGGTCGGTTTTGGACTCCCAATCTGCTGCCTGAGCCGGCCATGGTGGAGCGGAGGAGAAGGGAGAGGACAATATGGAAAGGGAGTGGAGCAGAGCAGTCGAGAGTGAGGCCTAgggtttggtttgaggtggtgtgGGGCTGGCATAGGCCAGTCCAGCGTGGACCACCTCATAATCGCTCCACATATGGCTGGGTTTGAGGGGTGCCGGACCGCGTGGACATTTGACCTCGTTATGTGGGGTCTGGTCGGGCACAGTTTTTCGGCCCAGGCATGGTCTGGACTGTGCGCCGGGATAAATGTGGGAGAGTGAGGAGCTAGTTGAAAATGTTCTAAATAGTACaacctccgtcccaaaataagagTGTCATAAGAACActcttattttggaacggagggagccATCCTTGTCAAGAAAAAGAATAGAAGCAAGGAGGCAGTATCTCACAGCCCAGATACCGTATGGAGGACGCTCCCTGTCCCTCTCATtggagaggggaggggagagcaTATTCATACTGCACCAACAAAAATTCTCTTGTTGCATCTGCACATGACGGAATTCAGACACATGGATCAAATTCTCTCCCTATTTGTCTGTTTTACTTTTACCAGACACGCAGACTCAGCTGTTTGTTGTATATACAGTATTACATTACTGTCCATTATACCGTATCGACGACACTCCCTGTTCCTCCCATATCTTTCATCTCATCTCTCCCAATcaaccaaaccaaaccaaaccaGGTCAGGCATTCTTCAGGCCACGACGAGGTCGAGGGTGCAGTCCCACAGCTTCTTCCccagctccacgtccttggccttgtCGCTCGGCTCGTACAGGTTGCTGTCGCTCCAGTACTTCCCCGACACCCCCTTCGCGCCCGGGTGCAGCGCCACGTAGCACTGCGTCGCAGCCCCCTATTGCAAATCCAAATCCCAAATCAAATCAAATCGCCCAAGAGCAAGAGACTAGTGTTTTGTACTGTCAGAGCTAGCTAGTAGACTTGGAGCTAGGATAATGACAGAAATAATGATGATGATTGATTGATTTCTGGCCACAGAGTTTCAACATCTATAGCCGCGTGTTAACAAATGATGATGACCCAGTGAGATCTGGATCTCTTCTACTTCTCTAATCAACTTGTACATTCTGAATAAACTAGTACTGTACATCTTCAAGTATATATTAGGGGCCTGCCCGAGGCAGCAGACCAAGTGCAGTGCAGTGCCGGTGAGGTCCCTAGTAAGGAGTACATCGCCAAACCTAGGACAAAAAGACTAGTAATACTCCACAACTGCAGATCCTGCCGTCCTATGCCATTTCCCAGATCAAGCTCAATTCGTCATCGACGCAATGTGACGACATCCCATCACATGGCCACGTTATTATAACGCGGAATGCTACACCTATCGTTTGATAGTTTCTCAACACCAGCCATGGAGCCCCTGTTGTTATATAATCTAAAATGGACACAAGGCCCTGCTGTCAAGATTGAGCGTACTGCTGCAAAAGAAGCGCACCTGCTGGACGTTCTTCAGCACCAGTCTACCAAGCGTCCGGCTCATGACTGCAGATACGGGAAGGAAAACCCCCCCATGAAATCAGTCGTTAGTTAGGgtttcaaaagaagcactccattTCTGCTGAGTAGAGTATATTTCTTTCTTTGTTTACCATCTATGATGCTGTGGTGGCGAAGAAGGTTCGTGATGATAGATCCAGGATGCAGAGAGTTCGCAGTGATGTTAACACCCTCTTCCTGTTATCAACAAAATACTGAATCATGATTTGACGTGCTTGGGCTCAACACAAATCTATATATCATATTGATAAAGAACTGAAAATAAGAGCAAACAATTCAGCTTTCAGACAATGGGTTTGGATGCAGATAAGCAGATTGTTCTCCCACAATTTCAGACCCAGAGAAACAAATGAAATGTGTCATTAAGATCGTGTGGAACAACCGCTCAGCTTTCTTTTATTCCAGAAAGTGGTGTGATTTCTAACCGCAGACTCTGAGAAAAAAAAATCCAACTGACGATGTTTGCTAGCATAAGTACTCATGCTGGACCTAACAAGCTCGAAATAATACGAACCCAAGACATGGCGCAGTGCCACAAGCACACAATCTAAAAGGAACGAGACATACCTTAAATCTCCTGGCAAGTTCATTAGCGTGTAAAATGTTGGCAAGCTTTGACTGCCCGTATGCTGCAATGGTGCTATACCTGCACAACGCAAGGTTGAAACAGCAAGTGATTCTCGTTTGCCTTGACATAAAGTAAATGGTAGGGGAAAACATAAGAATGACGGCACGGAAATTACATACTCTTCCTCGTCATTTAGCTTGGCGAAACGGATGCCTTCCTTGTATGCAAACCTGTGCCCCTCTGACGAAACATTAACAATTCTTCCTTCCACGTTTGATTCACGAGAGGTCTTCTTCATGGTCTCCAGCAGAAGATGTGTCAACAGAAAATGCCCTGAATATTATGACATGACAGTTagtttttttttagaaaaggaggatcaTGACAGTTAGGTGACGTAGAAACGAACTAGTAGGGTTAGGAGAAATAGAAATTACAAGCTTGTAACTGTCTGCTGATACAATTTGCAGGTTTTGCACTGCTCTAGAATTGGCAGCAATTTTCTTTTTAATTATATAGGTTCAGAGTTCAGGAGCAGCAGTACTACAGCAATGTCGATACATCAAGGGGCCATTCAAACTTATATTAAGGCATAAAAAGTCAACCTCGCTGCCAGGGGAATGCCACTGGAATAAAATTGACAACACTATTTCTGAAATGAAGTGTTTTTTTTATCATATCAGGGTATGTTAACTGGGTTCATCAGCTAGTCAAGTAGTAGATGGGAGTTGAGTTGGTAATCGATTCATACCGACATGGTTAGTTGCAAACTGCATCTCGATGCCATCCTTTGAGAGGGAGAAAGGGGTCGCCATTACCCCTGCGTTGTTGCTGCCAGCCAGAGAAAGCATCATGCATGTAATCAGGGAACACGATGAGCTATTAGAGTACGCTTGAGCAAGCATGAAAGACACTAGGTCCCAATACACGAGATGATTATTGAAGAAAGGTACAACCAGTAAGTATTCAGGGTCAATTGTTGTGGTGCAAGAAGCATCGTAAGCAGATACTTGACCAATACTATGATCTTGTATCCAGGTCACTAGCAATGTCATACCAACTCTAGTCTAGAGTGAAGTGCTACAAACCGATTACCGTTGCATGAAATGAAATTTCCCATGCCCATAGCCTCCTTAAAATTTGGAAATCTGGAAGATTGTTCCTGAATTCAGGACTGAAGGCATCACCAGAATATCTTTCTTCCACCCTACACTGATGTACTAGTCGCAGCATTTACTCGGACTAACATGTTATGGTTCAAGTGGAGCCGGTACAAAAGAGACCCAGAAATTAAATCGGCTCGGTGTTGACAGAAACCTGCTGAAACTATCAAGTTGCAGCCAAACTGACAGAAACCTACTCATGAAGTCATGATGCAGATGTTGCTCTCTGAATTTAATGGCCGTCAGCCCCTGTCTAACTGAACCTGAACCTGAATGGTCTTGACAACTGAACCTGAACCTGAACCTGAACTATCGAGAAGTGGGGCTGCCTTACATGAGGATGTTGAGCGGGAGTCCCCTGGCGGCGAAGTCGTCGGCGAACTTGCGGACGGAGGCCAGGGAGGAGAGGTCCAGCTCCATCACCTCCATGCTCGCCGCGGGGGTCTCGGCGAGGACGGCCTGCCGCACGTCCTCTGCGGCGGCGAGGTTCCTGACGGCCATGACGACGTGGGCCCCGCGCGCCGCCAGCACCCGCGCCGTCTCCGCGCCGATCCCGCTCGACGCACCTGCCAGCGGCATGGCAGGGAACCGATTCAGCGACTCGAATCAGATGGAACGAGGGAGGGAGGGGCAAAGGAGGGGTAGGTAGGTACCGGTGACTATTGCGGTGAGGCCGGCTGCGGAGACGCCGGCGGTGACCTGGTCGGCGGTGGATGCCCAGGAGAAGCCCGAGGCGCCCTTGCGGCTGAAGATCCAAGGCAGCATCTTTTCTTCTCTTCTAGTCAAATCACGcagaggcggaggcggcggccggcggaaCGGAAGATAGATGCAAGCAAGGAAGGATGGAGGGGGCGGGCGGCCGGCCGGCGGGCAGTCTCTTCCCTTTCTCTTTTGCTACGCAACGACGGAGGAAAGTTTTAATTTAGTCTTGGTTTTGGTAAGATTTTTTAAAAAAGGAGCGAATATGGTAAGATTTGATTTGATTTCCG encodes:
- the LOC125550133 gene encoding ACT domain-containing protein ACR10-like, yielding MELTIRRVKVSTTPDGRVMDLFFITDARELLHTKSRREEAYEKLQSVLGDSVTSCEIESATEDMSSCLQASALLSPVVLEQMFSEVDAIEEQSRSSGSLSVTMDNSLSPVHTLIQIQCGDHKGLLYDIMRTVKDCNIQISYGRFYAGQKGRCEVDLFAVQSDGKKILDQQKQRSMCSRLRMELLRPLRVALVNRGPDSELLVANPVEVSGKGRPLVFYDITLALKNLHRRVFLAEIGRHVVDDREWEVYRVHLGEDEHELSCSVRSKIVDSVTNMLMGWD
- the LOC125550134 gene encoding short-chain dehydrogenase TIC 32, chloroplastic-like; amino-acid sequence: MLPWIFSRKGASGFSWASTADQVTAGVSAAGLTAIVTGASSGIGAETARVLAARGAHVVMAVRNLAAAEDVRQAVLAETPAASMEVMELDLSSLASVRKFADDFAARGLPLNILINNAGVMATPFSLSKDGIEMQFATNHVGHFLLTHLLLETMKKTSRESNVEGRIVNVSSEGHRFAYKEGIRFAKLNDEEEYSTIAAYGQSKLANILHANELARRFKEEGVNITANSLHPGSIITNLLRHHSIIDVMSRTLGRLVLKNVQQGAATQCYVALHPGAKGVSGKYWSDSNLYEPSDKAKDVELGKKLWDCTLDLVVA